The following coding sequences lie in one Buchnera aphidicola (Macrosiphum euphorbiae) genomic window:
- the ribB gene encoding 3,4-dihydroxy-2-butanone-4-phosphate synthase — protein MNQTLLSKFGTPIERIQKAILALQSGQGIIILDDEKRENEGDLVFASENMTIEQMALTIRYGSGIVCLCITESKRKQLNLPMMVKKNTSAYRTGFTVTIEASKGISTGVSARDRLTTIKTAIADNAKPSDLNRPGHVFPLRAHKGGILSRAGHTEAAIEIVSLAGFKPAGVICELTNKDGTMARTPEVIEFSKNKKMQVLTIKDLIFYIKKTNRL, from the coding sequence ATGAACCAAACACTCTTGTCTAAATTTGGAACACCTATAGAACGAATTCAAAAAGCAATACTTGCATTACAATCTGGTCAAGGAATTATTATATTAGATGATGAAAAACGTGAGAACGAAGGAGATCTCGTTTTCGCATCCGAAAATATGACAATAGAACAAATGGCTTTAACCATTCGATATGGTAGCGGAATAGTATGTCTTTGTATAACTGAATCAAAACGAAAACAGCTTAATTTGCCTATGATGGTTAAAAAAAATACTAGTGCATATCGTACTGGGTTTACAGTGACAATAGAAGCTTCTAAAGGAATTTCTACTGGTGTATCAGCCAGAGATAGACTGACTACTATAAAAACTGCTATTGCTGATAATGCTAAACCCAGTGATTTAAACAGACCAGGACACGTGTTCCCTTTAAGAGCCCATAAAGGTGGGATTTTATCAAGAGCAGGACATACAGAAGCTGCTATCGAAATCGTTTCTCTAGCAGGATTTAAACCAGCTGGAGTCATTTGTGAATTAACAAACAAAGATGGAACTATGGCTCGTACACCTGAAGTAATAGAATTTTCTAAAAATAAAAAAATGCAAGTATTAACTATAAAAGATTTAATCTTTTACATTAAAAAAACAAATCGTTTATAG
- the rpsU gene encoding 30S ribosomal protein S21, with protein MPIIKVRENEPFDVALRRFKRSCEKAGILAEIRRREFYEKPTTERKRAKASAVKRLAKKLTRENARRIRMY; from the coding sequence ATGCCAATAATAAAAGTACGTGAAAATGAACCATTTGATGTAGCACTCCGTCGTTTTAAACGATCTTGTGAAAAAGCTGGTATTTTAGCTGAAATTCGTCGAAGAGAATTTTATGAAAAACCAACTACTGAACGTAAGCGAGCAAAAGCTTCAGCTGTTAAACGTCTTGCAAAAAAACTTACACGAGAAAACGCAAGACGTATTCGTATGTACTAA
- the rpoD gene encoding RNA polymerase sigma factor RpoD yields the protein MDQNPQSQLKLLVTHGKEQGYLTYSEVNDHLPEDIIDSEQIDDIIQMINDMGIPVVEEAPDADDLILNEINTDTDEDTVEAATQVLSSVESELGRTTDPVRMYMREMGTVELLTREGEIDIAKRIEEGINQVQCSVSEYPEAITYLLEQYDRVKTGQIRLSDIITGFVDPNADEIFSPAAIHIGSELLDEDQNNEEDEEDNQNDHEDDHSIDPELANEKFSELRIQYNNTNNTIKNKNRTHKDALLEIYNLSEVFKQFRLVPKQFDHLVNNMRHMMERVRTQERIIIKLCVETCKMPKKNFIKIFPVKKINNLWFIKEQNTNQPWSENLKKVKEAVFISVEKLIKIEEETGLTIEQVKDINKRMSIGESKARRAKKEMVEANLRLVISIAKKYTNRGLQFLDLIQEGNIGLMKAVDKFEYRRGYKFSTYATWWIRQAITRSIADQARTIRIPVHMIETINKLNRISRQMLQEIGREPTPEELSEKMLIPEDKIRKVLKIAKEPISMETPIGDDDDSHLGDFIEDTTLELPLDSATSESLRSATHDVLSGLTAREAKVLRMRFGIDMNTDHTLEEVGKQFDVTRERIRQIEAKALRKLRHPSRSEVLRSFLDD from the coding sequence ATGGATCAAAACCCACAGTCGCAACTTAAGCTACTTGTTACACATGGTAAGGAGCAAGGGTATTTAACCTATTCTGAAGTTAATGATCATTTACCAGAAGATATTATTGATTCTGAACAAATCGATGATATCATTCAGATGATTAATGATATGGGCATTCCAGTAGTTGAAGAAGCACCTGATGCTGATGATTTAATATTAAATGAAATTAATACAGATACAGACGAAGATACAGTTGAAGCAGCAACACAAGTGCTATCTAGTGTAGAGTCTGAATTAGGACGAACTACTGATCCCGTTCGAATGTACATGAGAGAAATGGGTACTGTAGAATTACTTACACGAGAAGGAGAAATTGATATAGCTAAACGTATTGAAGAAGGCATTAATCAAGTGCAATGCTCAGTATCAGAATATCCAGAAGCAATCACGTATCTTCTTGAACAATACGATCGAGTTAAAACTGGTCAGATACGATTATCAGATATAATAACAGGTTTTGTTGATCCAAATGCAGACGAAATTTTTTCTCCTGCAGCAATTCATATAGGTTCCGAACTTCTAGATGAAGATCAAAACAATGAAGAAGACGAAGAAGACAATCAAAACGATCATGAAGACGATCATAGTATTGATCCAGAATTAGCTAATGAAAAATTTTCTGAATTACGTATACAATATAATAATACAAATAACACAATTAAAAATAAAAATAGAACACATAAAGACGCATTATTAGAAATTTATAATCTTTCAGAAGTTTTTAAACAATTTCGATTAGTTCCCAAACAATTTGATCATTTGGTCAATAATATGAGACATATGATGGAAAGAGTACGAACACAAGAAAGAATTATTATAAAATTATGTGTTGAAACATGTAAAATGCCAAAAAAAAATTTTATTAAAATTTTTCCAGTAAAAAAAATTAACAATCTTTGGTTTATAAAAGAACAAAATACAAATCAACCATGGTCTGAAAACTTAAAAAAAGTTAAAGAAGCTGTTTTTATTAGTGTAGAAAAATTAATTAAAATAGAAGAAGAAACTGGTTTGACTATTGAACAGGTAAAAGATATTAACAAAAGAATGTCTATTGGAGAATCAAAAGCTAGACGAGCAAAAAAAGAAATGGTAGAAGCTAATTTAAGATTAGTTATTTCTATTGCAAAAAAATATACAAATAGAGGACTACAATTTCTAGATTTAATTCAAGAAGGAAATATTGGTCTAATGAAAGCTGTAGATAAGTTTGAATATCGTCGCGGTTATAAGTTTTCAACTTATGCAACTTGGTGGATTCGACAAGCAATTACACGATCTATTGCTGATCAAGCCCGTACTATTCGTATTCCAGTACACATGATTGAAACCATTAATAAACTTAATCGTATTTCTAGACAAATGTTACAAGAAATAGGTCGGGAACCAACTCCAGAAGAATTGTCTGAAAAAATGCTTATTCCTGAAGATAAAATTAGAAAGGTCTTAAAAATAGCTAAAGAACCTATCTCTATGGAAACACCTATTGGAGATGATGATGATTCACATCTAGGTGATTTTATTGAAGATACTACTTTAGAATTACCATTAGATTCTGCTACATCTGAAAGTTTACGTTCAGCTACTCATGATGTCTTATCAGGTCTCACAGCTCGTGAAGCAAAAGTATTACGTATGCGATTTGGAATAGATATGAATACTGATCATACTCTAGAAGAAGTTGGTAAACAATTTGATGTTACTCGTGAAAGAATACGTCAAATAGAAGCAAAAGCGCTTCGAAAACTACGTCATCCAAGCAGATCAGAAGTATTGCGTAGTTTTTTAGACGATTAA
- a CDS encoding tRNA CCA-pyrophosphorylase: MKIYLVGGAVRDSLLNLPVKDKDWVVVGGTEKILLERNFQQVGKDFPVFLHPETHEEYALARKERKSGKGYTGFDTDCNSNVTLEEDLVRRDLTINAIAQDQYGNYIDPFHGKRDIKYRLIRHVSESFTEDPLRVLRVARFAAALMHLGFKIAKETMLLMCIIVKKKELSYLTSNRIWNETEKAFKTSNPHVYFQVLYACNALNFFFPEMYFLYEKKFFLNCALFNKLYNKNIILMGLAKISLYNKDVDIRFSYLCQFLSVNQTDKNYSKIFFDSYSASIVNNLCKRFNIPSHIRDIAVLNTGFYFFLSTIHHQSSKNIVNLFSKVDAWRKPERVKKIAFLSNFNFLSPYKSELFYIKSGCFLKECFNVVRSVSIKLILKKGFKGYAIKDELTRLRIKKLELWRLKKLNIVPIYKNMFF, encoded by the coding sequence ATGAAAATATATTTAGTAGGAGGAGCTGTGCGCGACTCTTTGCTCAATTTACCTGTCAAAGATAAGGACTGGGTGGTAGTAGGTGGAACAGAAAAAATATTATTAGAAAGAAATTTTCAACAAGTTGGTAAAGACTTTCCAGTTTTTTTGCATCCAGAAACACATGAAGAATATGCTTTAGCAAGAAAAGAAAGAAAATCTGGAAAAGGATATACTGGTTTTGATACTGATTGCAATTCTAATGTAACTTTAGAAGAAGATTTAGTAAGACGAGATTTAACAATTAACGCTATTGCTCAAGATCAATATGGTAATTATATTGATCCTTTTCATGGTAAAAGAGATATTAAATATCGTTTAATAAGACATGTTTCAGAATCTTTTACAGAAGATCCATTACGTGTTTTACGTGTAGCAAGATTTGCTGCTGCTTTAATGCATTTAGGATTCAAAATTGCAAAAGAAACTATGTTGTTAATGTGTATTATAGTAAAAAAAAAGGAGTTGTCATATTTAACTTCAAATAGAATATGGAATGAAACCGAAAAAGCTTTTAAAACTTCTAATCCTCATGTATATTTCCAAGTTTTATATGCTTGTAATGCACTTAATTTTTTTTTTCCAGAAATGTACTTTTTATATGAAAAGAAATTTTTTTTGAACTGTGCTCTTTTCAATAAATTATACAATAAAAATATAATATTAATGGGGTTAGCTAAAATATCACTTTATAATAAAGATGTCGATATTCGTTTTTCTTATTTGTGTCAATTTTTATCAGTCAACCAAACAGATAAAAATTATTCAAAGATATTTTTTGATTCGTATTCGGCTTCTATTGTTAATAATTTATGTAAGCGATTTAATATTCCATCTCATATTAGGGATATAGCAGTTTTGAATACTGGTTTTTATTTTTTTTTGAGTACTATTCATCATCAATCATCTAAAAATATTGTAAATCTATTTTCAAAAGTTGATGCTTGGAGAAAACCAGAACGTGTTAAAAAAATAGCATTTTTGAGTAATTTTAATTTTTTAAGTCCATATAAATCTGAACTTTTTTATATAAAATCTGGTTGTTTTTTAAAAGAGTGTTTTAATGTTGTTAGAAGTGTTTCTATTAAATTAATTTTAAAAAAAGGTTTTAAGGGTTATGCAATAAAGGATGAATTAACGCGTTTAAGAATTAAAAAATTAGAATTATGGCGTTTAAAGAAATTGAATATTGTCCCTATCTATAAAAATATGTTCTTTTAA
- the dnaG gene encoding DNA primase: MSGKIPKYFITELLFRTNIIELINTRLTLKKNGKNYQTNCPFHNDKTPSFTVSYEKQFYYCFGCNAHGNAIDFLIQYENLSFIETIEELATMHGITIPFENITSNNLYFKKQKLYLLMEKICKLYKKNINFTDLANQYLAKRGINKNMIDCFLIGFSSLSWNSFYKKLKINKELEQELLIHNIISVSKKGYTYDRFQGRIIFPIQDYHGRIIGFGGRSLNNILPKYLNSPETDIFHKKKQIYGLYQVKKKCLKPIYLLVVEGYIDVITLTQYNINYVVSTLGTSTTSEHIQLLFQNTDMIIYCYDGDDAGKNAAWQTLKKSLPYISDKKTLKFLLLPDNEDPDSIIRKEGREKFQMRIKNAITMSKFFFKNILKNINLSSNDDKFYLSTRALPLINTISSDTIRIYLRQILARMIGILDDNQFEKFLYEKEIKNTKKLQFQIKRTPMRTLIGLLIQNPSLAKIAPSTTKFKNLKIKGLPIFLEILQTCLDNPNINTGQLLELYRNTKIINILKILARWDHMIIQEEIQNMFLDLLMNIYDKILEKRQEYLIAKERTNGLKMDEKKEIWSINKALSKK; this comes from the coding sequence ATGTCTGGGAAAATACCTAAATATTTTATCACTGAACTACTATTTCGAACTAATATTATAGAATTAATTAATACACGTCTAACATTAAAAAAAAATGGTAAAAATTATCAAACTAACTGTCCTTTTCATAACGATAAAACTCCATCTTTTACTGTTAGTTATGAAAAACAATTTTACTATTGTTTTGGATGTAATGCACATGGTAATGCCATTGACTTTTTAATACAGTATGAAAATTTAAGTTTTATAGAAACGATTGAAGAACTAGCTACAATGCATGGTATTACAATACCATTTGAAAATATAACGTCAAATAATCTTTATTTTAAAAAACAAAAGCTATATTTATTAATGGAAAAAATATGTAAATTATATAAAAAAAATATAAATTTTACTGATTTAGCTAATCAATATTTAGCTAAAAGAGGTATTAATAAAAATATGATTGATTGTTTTTTGATTGGCTTTTCTAGTTTAAGCTGGAACAGCTTTTATAAAAAACTAAAAATAAATAAAGAACTTGAACAAGAATTATTAATTCACAATATAATTTCTGTTAGTAAAAAGGGATATACATACGATCGATTTCAAGGACGTATAATATTTCCTATACAAGATTATCATGGCAGAATTATTGGTTTCGGAGGTCGCTCATTAAATAATATTTTACCAAAATATCTTAATTCACCTGAAACAGATATTTTTCATAAAAAAAAACAAATTTATGGATTGTATCAAGTTAAAAAAAAATGTTTAAAACCCATATATTTATTGGTTGTTGAAGGATATATTGATGTTATAACATTAACACAATATAATATTAATTATGTTGTTTCTACCTTAGGAACTTCAACAACAAGTGAACATATTCAGCTTCTTTTTCAAAATACAGATATGATCATATACTGCTATGATGGTGATGATGCAGGAAAAAATGCCGCTTGGCAAACTTTAAAAAAATCGTTGCCATACATATCAGATAAAAAAACCTTGAAATTTCTCTTATTACCTGATAATGAAGATCCTGATTCAATTATTCGAAAAGAAGGTAGAGAAAAATTTCAAATGCGAATAAAAAATGCAATTACTATGTCAAAATTTTTTTTTAAAAACATATTGAAAAATATTAATTTATCATCTAATGATGATAAATTTTATCTAAGCACACGTGCTTTACCTTTAATAAATACCATTTCCAGTGATACGATAAGAATTTATTTACGTCAAATATTAGCTAGAATGATAGGAATTTTAGATGATAATCAATTCGAAAAATTTTTATATGAAAAAGAAATAAAAAACACTAAAAAACTACAATTTCAAATCAAGCGTACTCCAATGCGTACTCTGATAGGACTACTTATACAAAATCCTAGTTTAGCAAAAATAGCTCCTTCGACAACAAAATTTAAAAATTTAAAAATAAAAGGATTACCTATTTTTTTGGAAATATTACAGACATGTCTTGATAATCCTAATATTAATACAGGTCAACTATTGGAATTATATAGAAACACTAAAATAATTAATATTTTAAAAATTTTAGCAAGATGGGATCATATGATAATTCAAGAAGAAATTCAAAACATGTTTTTAGATTTACTAATGAACATATATGATAAAATTCTTGAAAAAAGACAAGAATATCTTATTGCAAAAGAAAGAACAAATGGATTAAAAATGGACGAAAAAAAAGAAATCTGGTCTATTAATAAAGCCTTATCAAAAAAATAG
- the crr gene encoding PTS glucose transporter subunit IIA — protein MSFFSDFFNSKKTNFSKKIEIIAPLSGDIIKIEDVPDDVFSKKIVGDGIAIKPSGNQILAPVNGKIGKIFETMHAFSIISEDNVELFVHFGIDTVKLKGEGFKKKAKDNQKVKIGDEIITFDLDFLTEKAQSILTPVVISNMENFKKIKKSSGTIIAGKTVIITLYH, from the coding sequence ATGAGTTTCTTTTCTGATTTTTTCAACAGTAAAAAAACTAATTTTTCCAAAAAAATAGAAATTATTGCACCTTTATCAGGTGATATAATAAAAATTGAAGATGTACCAGATGATGTTTTTTCTAAAAAAATTGTAGGAGATGGAATAGCCATTAAACCATCAGGAAATCAAATTCTTGCACCAGTAAACGGAAAAATTGGAAAAATATTTGAAACTATGCATGCTTTTTCAATTATTTCGGAAGATAATGTTGAATTATTCGTACATTTTGGAATTGATACAGTAAAGTTAAAAGGAGAAGGTTTTAAAAAAAAAGCAAAAGACAATCAAAAAGTAAAAATAGGAGACGAAATTATCACATTTGATTTAGATTTTCTCACAGAAAAAGCGCAGTCTATTTTAACACCTGTCGTAATATCTAATATGGAAAATTTCAAAAAAATAAAAAAATCATCTGGGACTATTATTGCTGGAAAGACAGTTATTATCACTTTATATCATTGA
- the tsaD gene encoding tRNA (adenosine(37)-N6)-threonylcarbamoyltransferase complex transferase subunit TsaD, which translates to MRVLGIETSCDDTGIAIYDSKKGLLINEVYNQRNLHNMYGGVVPELASREHMTAMIFLLKKIFKNKSIAECIDIIAYTAGPGLVGSLLVGATFACSLGLSLNKPVLPVHHMEAHLLSPMLNFKSIKFPFIALLVSGKHTQIIGAYKFGKYEILGNCLDDAAGEAFDKTAKLLGLKYPGGAELSKLACNGIEDYCYFPRPMIHHPSLNFSFSGLKTFAAQKINKCNQSIQEKANIARAFENAVIDVLLIKTKKALKKQKWKRLVIAGGVSANHNLREKSKKMVKKYFNGTVFYSSPEFCTDNGAMIAYLGFLRHKEAKKPQLEILVKPKWSINDLFF; encoded by the coding sequence ATGAGAGTATTAGGTATTGAAACTTCTTGCGATGATACAGGTATAGCGATTTATGATAGTAAAAAAGGATTGTTAATCAATGAAGTGTATAATCAAAGAAATTTACATAATATGTATGGAGGTGTTGTTCCAGAATTAGCATCTCGAGAACATATGACGGCAATGATTTTTTTATTAAAAAAAATATTTAAAAATAAAAGTATTGCTGAATGTATTGATATAATTGCTTATACTGCTGGTCCTGGTTTAGTCGGTTCATTATTAGTGGGTGCCACATTTGCATGTTCATTAGGATTATCTTTGAATAAACCAGTCCTTCCGGTTCATCATATGGAAGCACATTTATTATCACCAATGTTAAATTTTAAATCAATTAAGTTTCCATTTATTGCATTACTGGTATCTGGGAAACACACACAAATTATTGGTGCTTATAAATTTGGTAAATATGAAATACTTGGAAATTGTTTAGATGATGCAGCTGGTGAAGCATTTGATAAGACAGCAAAATTATTAGGATTAAAATATCCAGGTGGTGCTGAGTTATCTAAATTAGCATGTAACGGAATTGAAGATTATTGCTATTTTCCTAGACCTATGATACATCATCCTAGTTTAAATTTTAGTTTTTCAGGTTTAAAGACTTTTGCAGCTCAAAAAATTAATAAATGCAATCAAAGTATACAAGAAAAAGCTAATATTGCAAGAGCTTTTGAAAATGCAGTAATTGACGTATTATTAATCAAAACTAAAAAAGCATTAAAAAAACAAAAATGGAAACGTTTAGTTATAGCAGGTGGTGTTAGTGCGAACCATAATTTACGTGAAAAATCTAAAAAAATGGTTAAAAAATATTTTAATGGAACAGTTTTTTATTCTAGTCCAGAATTTTGTACAGATAATGGTGCTATGATTGCATATCTTGGTTTTTTACGTCACAAAGAAGCAAAAAAGCCTCAATTAGAAATATTAGTAAAACCAAAATGGTCTATAAACGATTTGTTTTTTTAA
- the ptsI gene encoding phosphoenolpyruvate-protein phosphotransferase PtsI, producing MISGILASPGIAFGTALLLKEEEIVINRKIITIKNIKKEIKRFFEGRKKSIQQLTEIKIKTREKFGEKKESIFEGHIMLLEDEELEKEVTTLIKEKNISAAAATELIIEGQAKALEELKDEYLKNRAIDVRDIGNRLLKNILNLNIVDLNNINSEVILIAKDLTPSETAQINLKYILGFITDLGGKTSHTSIMARSLEIPAIVGTGNITTVAKNNDYIVLDSINNQIFINPSNQLIHQKKEIKKKYISQKNKLIVLKSLHATTIDGHNIKIGSNIGSLKDIDSAKKNGAECIGLYRTEFLFMSRNSLPTENEQFQAYKQIAELMQNKSVIIRTMDIGGDKDLPYMNLPKEENPFLGWRAIRISMDRKEILHTQLNAILRASAFGKICILFPMIISVEEIRFLKSEIKKLQIQLNNNSIAFDENIKIGIMIETPASAIIAEHLIKEVDFFSIGTNDLTQYTLAVDRGNDLISHLYNPMNPSVLKLIKQVIDVSHSNGKWTGMCGELAGDERATVLLLGMGLDEFSMSSTSIPKVKEIIRKTSFSDAQKLAQKALKLPTTKEVLHLVENFINN from the coding sequence ATGATTTCAGGCATTTTAGCATCACCGGGTATAGCTTTTGGAACAGCTCTTTTATTAAAAGAAGAAGAAATTGTTATTAACCGGAAAATAATTACTATTAAAAATATTAAAAAAGAAATAAAAAGATTTTTTGAAGGCAGAAAAAAATCAATACAACAACTAACAGAAATAAAAATAAAAACAAGAGAAAAATTTGGAGAAAAAAAAGAAAGTATCTTTGAAGGTCATATCATGCTCCTTGAAGATGAAGAATTAGAAAAAGAAGTAACTACTTTGATAAAAGAAAAAAATATATCTGCTGCAGCAGCTACTGAATTAATCATTGAAGGACAAGCAAAAGCTCTAGAAGAACTGAAAGATGAATATTTAAAAAATAGAGCGATAGATGTAAGAGATATTGGAAACCGCTTATTAAAAAATATACTAAACCTTAATATTGTTGATTTGAATAATATAAATAGCGAAGTGATTTTAATTGCAAAAGACTTAACTCCTTCGGAAACAGCACAAATAAATCTAAAATATATTTTAGGATTTATTACTGATTTAGGAGGCAAAACATCACACACCTCAATTATGGCAAGGTCATTAGAAATTCCTGCAATCGTAGGAACTGGAAACATTACAACAGTAGCAAAAAATAATGATTATATTGTTTTAGATTCTATTAATAATCAAATTTTTATAAATCCATCTAATCAATTAATCCATCAAAAAAAAGAAATAAAAAAGAAGTATATTTCACAAAAAAATAAATTAATAGTTTTAAAAAGTTTACATGCTACAACTATTGATGGACATAATATTAAAATTGGTTCTAATATTGGAAGTCTTAAAGATATTGATTCTGCAAAAAAAAATGGTGCTGAATGTATTGGTCTATATAGAACTGAATTTTTATTTATGAGTAGAAATTCTTTGCCTACTGAAAATGAACAATTTCAAGCATATAAACAAATTGCAGAATTAATGCAAAATAAATCTGTCATCATTAGAACAATGGATATCGGTGGAGATAAAGATCTTCCTTATATGAATTTACCAAAAGAAGAGAATCCATTTCTCGGATGGCGTGCTATACGTATTTCGATGGATCGCAAAGAAATATTGCACACACAATTAAACGCTATTCTTAGAGCTTCTGCATTTGGTAAAATATGCATTTTATTTCCTATGATAATATCTGTAGAAGAAATTAGATTTTTAAAATCCGAAATTAAAAAACTTCAAATTCAATTAAACAATAATAGCATAGCGTTTGACGAAAATATTAAAATTGGTATCATGATCGAAACCCCAGCATCAGCGATAATAGCTGAACATTTAATAAAAGAAGTAGATTTTTTTAGTATTGGAACTAATGATTTAACACAATACACTTTAGCTGTTGATAGAGGAAATGATTTAATTTCACACCTTTATAATCCTATGAACCCATCTGTTTTAAAATTAATTAAACAAGTTATCGATGTTTCACATTCAAACGGAAAATGGACTGGCATGTGCGGAGAGCTGGCAGGAGATGAACGTGCCACTGTTCTTTTATTAGGCATGGGATTAGATGAGTTCAGCATGAGTTCAACAAGCATTCCTAAAGTTAAAGAAATTATTCGTAAAACGTCTTTTTCTGATGCTCAAAAATTAGCGCAAAAAGCATTGAAATTGCCTACTACTAAAGAAGTACTTCATTTAGTAGAAAATTTTATAAATAATTAA
- a CDS encoding undecaprenyl-diphosphate phosphatase: protein MLDLHQIIASIIIGVIEGITEFLPISSTGHMIIASHWLNIENNNTKILETFIAFGSALSILFFFHKKILKIIRFNISVKNKKTKTIHVLISILPTIFFGLIFYKEIKSLFNTHNIMYSLILGGFFLLISEIFKPKKYTTYSINEITLFQSTIIGLFQIFCLYPGFSRSGATIATGILLGIKRSVSIEFSFIISIPLIMGASFLDVINNISNIKISDIPVFFTGFIISFIVSLICIKKLLKIINKTSLIFFGIYRFIIAGLIYFIN from the coding sequence ATGCTTGATTTACATCAAATTATCGCTTCTATTATTATTGGAGTAATAGAAGGGATAACAGAATTTCTTCCTATTTCTTCTACAGGACATATGATTATAGCTTCTCATTGGTTAAATATAGAAAATAATAATACAAAAATATTAGAAACGTTTATTGCATTTGGTTCTGCATTATCAATATTATTTTTTTTTCATAAAAAGATCTTAAAGATAATAAGATTTAATATAAGTGTTAAAAATAAAAAGACAAAAACTATACATGTCCTTATTTCTATTTTACCTACAATATTTTTTGGACTTATATTTTATAAAGAAATTAAATCATTATTTAATACACATAATATCATGTATTCATTAATATTAGGTGGTTTCTTTTTATTAATCTCTGAAATATTTAAACCAAAAAAATATACAACATATAGTATTAATGAAATTACTTTATTTCAATCTACAATAATCGGTCTTTTTCAAATTTTTTGTTTATATCCTGGTTTTTCAAGATCTGGAGCAACTATAGCAACCGGAATACTGTTAGGCATTAAAAGATCAGTTTCGATAGAATTCTCTTTTATAATATCAATCCCATTAATAATGGGAGCATCTTTTTTGGATGTTATTAATAATATTAGTAATATTAAAATTTCAGATATTCCAGTATTTTTTACTGGATTTATAATATCTTTTATCGTTTCTCTAATATGTATTAAAAAATTATTAAAAATAATCAATAAAACATCGCTGATATTTTTTGGAATATATCGTTTTATAATAGCTGGATTAATTTATTTCATTAATTAA
- the rfaE1 gene encoding D-glycero-beta-D-manno-heptose-7-phosphate kinase produces the protein MKKKLINFNNSFVLVVGDLILDCYWYSKNHHMLSEQSTPIVPIHKVKEQPGGAANVAKNIAEIGGYSKIIGFIGMDNEGLILRKLMDHVRINCDLISIKKNKTITKIRVVSEKKQLIRVDFQEKYISKKNSMLDQKIIDSISQFKILVLSDYAKGTLVNIKKIISFAKKMSIPILIDPKGVDFKKYSGASLLTPNLSEFEKIVGKCHRENEIFQKGIKLLSELNLSALLVTRSKQGMTLFQTQKKPIHFPAISKIASDVTGAGDTVIATIAASLATGYSLEEACFYANIAASIVIQKIGTETLTINELNYVLNNQ, from the coding sequence ATGAAAAAAAAATTAATTAATTTCAATAATTCATTTGTTCTAGTCGTGGGAGATCTCATACTAGATTGTTATTGGTACAGTAAAAACCATCATATGCTATCCGAACAATCAACACCAATCGTACCAATCCATAAAGTCAAAGAACAACCTGGAGGTGCTGCAAATGTAGCTAAAAATATTGCAGAGATTGGAGGTTATTCTAAAATAATTGGTTTTATTGGTATGGATAATGAAGGATTAATATTGAGAAAACTTATGGACCATGTACGAATTAATTGTGATTTAATTTCTATAAAAAAAAATAAAACTATTACTAAAATTAGAGTTGTATCAGAAAAAAAACAATTAATTCGAGTAGATTTTCAAGAAAAATATATTTCTAAAAAAAATAGCATGCTAGATCAAAAAATTATTGATTCAATATCACAATTTAAAATTTTAGTACTATCAGATTATGCAAAAGGCACTCTAGTAAATATAAAAAAAATTATTAGTTTTGCAAAAAAAATGTCTATCCCTATATTAATAGATCCTAAAGGAGTCGATTTTAAAAAATACTCTGGTGCTAGTTTATTAACACCAAATCTTTCTGAATTTGAAAAAATAGTTGGAAAATGTCATAGAGAAAATGAAATTTTTCAAAAAGGGATAAAATTATTATCTGAACTAAATTTATCAGCACTGTTAGTTACTCGTTCTAAGCAAGGGATGACTTTATTTCAAACACAAAAAAAACCAATACATTTTCCTGCTATATCTAAAATAGCTTCTGATGTAACCGGAGCAGGAGATACTGTAATTGCTACAATTGCAGCATCTTTAGCAACAGGATATTCTTTAGAGGAAGCATGTTTTTATGCTAATATTGCAGCTAGCATAGTAATACAAAAAATTGGTACTGAAACATTAACTATTAATGAATTAAATTATGTTTTAAATAACCAATAA